The DNA segment CATTCAGCAAATCCCGTTCCACAAAATTGTGGGCACAGTCGAGGACAAGATCACTCGATCGAACCAGATCATCCACATTCTCCGCAGTGACATAATCACAAATCGCATCCACTTGGATATCGGGATTGATAGATTGCAGCGTTTTCTGAGCCTTAAACACCCGAGGTTGCCCCACCCAATCATCGGTCATCAGGACTTGACGATTCATGTCATCTAACCGCAGCTCTCCGCCCCGCAGCAAGACCAGTTTCCCGACGCCTGCCACCGCTAAATACAGCGCCGCCGTGCCACCTAAGCCACCCACTCCTGTCACAAGTACAGTGGCTTGTTTCAGTTTTTGTTGAGCCTCTTCACCAAATCCACTTAACATGATTTGGCGACGATAGCGTTCAATTTCTGTTGGCGTCAATGGTTCCACTGGAGTTCTCCCCGCTGTTTCTTCTAGCAATTCCCTGAAGATTATCGAATCCCCAATTGACTGATCAAGGCCACAGATCCGATCCCTCCTAGTCCCCCTTAATAAGGGGGGGAATTTAGACAAATTCCCTTAAAGACACCCGTAATCAAGGAGATTGAGGGGAATCATTCTGGCTTGCAATCACCAATGAGATGAGGTATTAGCTTTGCCCAATTTCTGAGAGCAAAACAATATTGGGGGGCTTTTCGTGGAAGACTTTAAAGAGCTTCTGCTCTAAGGCATTAGAATCCAGAAACAGTTCGTAGGCTTGTTGAAAGGCACCACGATATTGCTCTAGAATCTGGGCTTCATTGGCGGCGGCGGCAATCAGTTCTGCCAGCACGGTTTGGCGTTCCCGCAATAGATTAGAAAACTTCTGGAGAATATGCAGGCGATTGATATTCACCACGACGGGATCGTAGGGCAAATCAAAAAACTCAAAATACTGTTCCGTTTCAGTCAGTTGGTGAAAGTCGGCAAGGGTTTTACTCATCGTGCTGGCTCCCATTTCTTCAATTACTCCCGTAAGTGCTAATGATGTCGAATAATAGTGTCGGAATTATGCCAATGCTTCCAGTTGCTTGAGCTGTTGTTTGAGCTGATGGATCTGATGATAAATCTCGTACGTGGTGGTCGCCGCTTCAATCAGACGATCGTAGTCCGTAGGTAAACCTTCTGCGAGATCATGCAAATCCATTTTGAGTTGCCCTGCTTTGCTGTTGAGCCTTTTAATTTGGGCTTGCAGATCGGTTGCGGTTGGAGTCGTCATGATGGTTTGTAATTCCTCTCATCCTCTACAGAGTTCTGACCTCAGGAAACCGCTGAGCTAGGGTCACACCCGCTGCAATGAGCTTGTCACCTTCGATCGCGAGTTTCTCTAGGGACTCAAACCCAAACCGTTGGGCATCTCGCAGGGTTCGAGAGACTAGCAAGAGGCGACCGGAAAAGACCAAAGCCCAACCAAACCCTTCATGGCTCAGGTCAATCACCACTTGGGACAGAGCCCCCGTTTCCACTTCAATTTGATAGGCAACCGCCCGATAGAACGCGAGAATCCGCCCTTGGGTGATGGGATCAACCTCACCCTCCACGGAAATTTCCCGCTTTTGGGCTTTGGTGACCACGTAGGGTTTCAGGAGCAGTTCATCGGGCCAGTTGCGGTAAGTGCCATAGGCATCATTGGCGCGAATTTGCTGAGCGATCGCTTTCAAAAAGGGGCTGTTGAGCAATTCTGAAGCATCTAGTGTGGTGACAGGTGCAGTATTGCTAGTCATGGAGTTAGGGATTCCTTAATAGTTTCAAGTTGTGTTGTGATTGCTGTGTCCGGTTATATCTAGTCCAGATCATCTAATGTAGATGATTGTTGTTGTAAGGCTTTGCGTAACCAAGGGGGAGGATTACCATTGAGCGTTGTGACCAGTTTGTCTAAGACTTCAGTGATTTCCTGATCCTCCGATTGAGCCTTGATGGGCGTGATGCGTTGCTTAATTAAGCGAGCAGCAGCACTCCCACCGATCGCTGATACATACACGATCGTGCAATCTTGGAGCGCTTCAATTTTGGGAACCAGCTTGTCCTCATTGCCATCTTCTTGAAGATTGCCATCGAACCACAGCGTTTCCAAAAATTCGTAACCCTTGGGCGAGACATCATAGACATCGATCGTTTTCGCCCAACCAAAGTGAGCATTAATATGGGCGCGATCGTGGGTGGTAAAGGCAATTTTCATGGTGTTCTCCTGAGCTATTTTTTCCTGAGGATTAACTTGCTAAGCTTTCTGCGAATTGGAATGCGGTGGGGCGCTGGATATCGTAGGGCTATGGGCCTCCTCTTGTTCTAAAAATAAATTGCCAACCTCAAACAGCAGTTGGGTCGTTCCGCGATAGCCCACCGTACATTTTTGGCCATTGCCCAGGCGATCGAAAACGGGAAACCCTAGACGATAGAGGGGAATATTCAACCGACGGGCGATCGGGGCTACATTGGAATTACCAATCAATAAATCTGCCCCCCCTGCCAACTGCTCAAAGTCTTCTAAATCACCAATGACCACCGTTTCGATCGGCAAGGTTTGCAGCAAAGGCGATTTTGTCGTAGTGACAGCGGCATGGATTTCTGCCCCCATGGACAGCAGCCATTGCGTGATAGTTGCCAGTAAATCCGGTTCTAAGGCAAGGGCAACTCGCTTACGCCCAAAGAAGAAATGTGTATCCAGCATGGCATCCTGAAGCTGACGGCGCTGGTGGAGATACGGCTGAGGCACAGAGAGGCCACTTAAATCCATCAACGCTTGCAGAAATTCATCCACCGCCCTCAATCCAGTGAGGTGAGGAAAGACTTCGTAGGGAATCCCCAGTTGTTTCTGCAAAATTTCCGCAGCCCCCCGCATACTGTCTCCAAGGGCAATGGTAAACACTGAATTACCCACGCTTTGCAATTGTTCTAAGGTTGTCCCTCCTGCCGTCACAGCACTATAGGTATCCCCCAGGTGCCCATCGAGTGAGAGGGACAAATCTGGGATCACAATGGGGGATAGGCCAAACGCAGAAACGATTTCTTTAATTTCTTGCACATCACCCGGCCCAAAAGCCGCACTGACAAGAATCACAACTTGGTTGGGGGATGGCTCGATCGAAGACTTGGCAGTAATTGTTGCAGTAATTGTTGGAATGGTACTAACAATACTCTCGACAGCCGCTGCATAACCATCCTGCAAAGCACCTTTAAAATCCGGTGTGGCAACAGACACGATCGGTAAATGATTCAGTTCAGGATGTTCCTCACGAAAGGATTTGAGAATCCGTTCCATATCATCCCCGCGAGTTTCGGTTAAGCCTGTGGTACATAGACCAATGATTTCTGGCTGGGCTTTCTCCACCAAGGTTAGAATGGCGGCTCCTACGTTGTCTTCTCCCCCTAAAATTGTGCTCACTTCCGTCATGGCCGTGGTGGCAAGGGGGATGGCTTCCCGGAAATGACGCACTAGGACGACTTTAGCAAACGCTGTGCAACCCTGGGAACCGTGGAATAGGGGCATCACGCCCTTCAAACCTAAGAACGCGATCGCGGCTCCTAGGGGTTGACTCTGTTTGAGCGGATTGACGGCGACGGATTTGGTGGGAGTGGTGATTGTTGCCATTGGAGTTGTCCGATGATGGAAGGTGATGAGAGAATTCAGACAGTACTTGCACTCAAGCGATGCAATCACACATTGCTTGGGGATTCGATAACTTAAGACACTTCCCAGGGGGCAGGTTGCCGAACTTGTTGCCAAACCGGGCTATAGAGCGCCTCGTCCAGTTCCCGAGCCATTTCAATCAGTCCCTGATAACCGGCGTAGGGATGGTGGCGCTCCTGATTGATGTCGAGGAAGGGAATGCGAGCTTTCAGAGCGGTATATTGGTTCCGGCCACCCGCAATCAACATATCAGCCTTCGTCTGGTCAATCACCCGCAGGAGTTCCTGGGCATTCCCTTTCTCCATCATGATCCCATCTTTTCCCAGGAACGATCGAATACGGGCTTTGTCTTCTTCGGTACTTTTTTTGGTGCTGGTGGCGCAGACTTCCATCCCGAGATCTTTGGCGGCAGAAATGATTGACCAGCTTTTGACCCCACCCGTGTAAAGAACGATGCGCTTGCCTTTCAGCCGCTGTCGGTAGGGAACTAGGGCTTGATTCAGCTGATCCATTTCAGTGGCAATCAGTTGTTCAATCCGCTGTTGCAAATCTCGATCGCCGATCGTTTTAGCAATGGTGCGCAGGCAATGGTTCATGTCTTCCACACCATAGAACGATTCTTCGATGTAGGGAATCCCATAGCGTTCTTCCATTTTCCGAGCCATGTTAATCAAGGCTTTGGAACAAATCATCACATTCAGCTTGGCCCGGTGGGCGCAAGCAATATCGTGATAGCGACCGTCCCCCGTAATTTGTGCCAAGACTCGGATTCCTAGTTGCTCAAACAATGGCAAGACGTTCCACAGTTCCCCAGCAATATTGTATTCACCGATTAGATTAATGTCGTAGGGAGTGGTGACTTCGGGTTCTCGGGTTCCGACAACGTACTCCAATAGCGCCTCTCCCCCCAGGCGATTGCCCAAGTTTTTACTGCCGACAAAACCGGGAGAATGAACTGGAATCACAGGTGTTTCCGTTTTCTCCGCTGCCTTTTGACAGACCGCATTCAGATCATCGCCAATCAGAGCCGTGACACAGGTGGAATAGACAAAAATAGCGGCGGGTTGATAGCGCTGGTGAATTTCTAAAATCGCCTTGTAGAGACGCTTTTCACCACCAAAAATAACATCATTTTCGTTCAGATCCGTCGTGAACCCCATTTTATGAATGGTCGGCCCAGAAGATAGACTGCCTCGGCTCCCCCAGGAATTACCTGCACAGGCGATCGGGCCGTGGACTAAATGGGCTGCATCGGAGATCGGGACTAGGGCGATCATGGCTCCATCAAAGGCGCATCCTCCTTGGGCCGCACCCGGTTGAGCCTGTTGCTTACAAGATTTGTGTTTACCTTGGTGATCCTTCTTGTGATTATGTTCACAAGCAGACTCGCTCAACAGTTCGTTAATTTTGCCTTGAGTGAGTTTCATAGGAGGAGGGGAGGATGGAAAGTTTACCCAGTGTGGAAAGCAAGCGTGGAAAGCAAGCGTGGAAAGAGTGATGCAAAGATGGAATGATTACTTTAATTTTTAGATTAGCAATAGATTCGATGAAGCGTTAGATTAGATGTAGAGTAACTTATGAAATCATTAGAGGCAGTAACTGACTAATCCTGTGTTATTGTCACTGCACGCTATAAATCACTGCATTGAGTGATAGTTACGCAAATTGTTAGTCAATCGTTAGTCAATTGCTAGTCAATTGCTAGTCAATAGAAATACCGTTAGCAAATATAGGGGGTAATATCTTCACCGCAAATATCTGAGAGATAACTAAGGGCACGGAAGCGCAGGAAAACGAGTTCGTTATAGAGTGGGTTCAGTTTACAAAGCGGCGGAATATGGATGGATTGGCCGAATAACGTAAAAGTCCGTTCAAAAGGACAAGTGCAGGGAATTAAGCGACAAATCAAGTGGGCTATACGATCGCTGGAAACTTCTAGCTGGTTGATCCATTGACGTATGGGGAACCAAGGATCAAGGGTAGGATGTCTCCGATAACTGAGGGCACGATGGGTTAGTGTTGCCATGGCAAGTATCCAGAAAAGAGGAAAGAGAGGGCGAGTGAAGCGAGAATTAGATTGCTTTTCAATCTCTAATGAATCATTCATCTGATCACTCACCCATTATTGATCTGATCACGCCAGTTAATTTGTTACAGAGTTAACCAATGATGGATAAATTAAACAAATTAACAACTTACAAATTCATAACGATTAGGTTGATAGTCCGATACAAGATGTAACGACATTCCAACGAGATTAACGGATGAGATCGTAGGAAATATCAGTCTTCGCAGGAATGATCGTATTCCGATCGAGTTCATCCAGTAAGGTATTCACAACCCAGTTGAGCAAGTTAATCGTACCTTGATAGCCATAGGTAGCATAACGGTGGAGATGGTGGCGATCGAAGATAGGATAGCCAATGCGAACCATGGGAGTCTTGGTATCCCGCCAGAGGTATTTCCCATAGGAATTCCCAATCAGCAGGTCAACGGGTTCCGTGAACAGCAAAGAACGCATATGCCATAGATCACGCCCACCATGGATCGTAGCCCCTTGACCAAAGGGACTGGAATCCAACAGCGATCGTAGCTCTTTTTCAAAGGCGTCATTGCTATTGGTAACCACAATGTGAACAGGTTCCGCACCAATTTCCAACAGGAATTGGGTTAACCCAACCATCAGATCGGGATCGCCATACATCGCAATCCGTTTACCGTGGAGCCACGCCTGGGAATCGGTTAAGGCATCCACTGCGCGTCCCCGTTCCTCTTCCAATTCCTTCGGAATGGGTTTTCCTGTCAGGGCTGAGAGCTTCATCAAAAATTCGTCCGTCCCCCGAATGCCCACGGGGCGAGCCACATAGGTTTTTTGCTGCCACTCATTGTCTATGTATTCGCGGGTTTTGCTGGTGGAGTAGGCTTGGAGCGCGATCGTGGCTTCTGCGTTGATTGAATCTGCGGCCTCTTCCAGCTTGGTGCCGCCGGGATACATGTTATATTCCCCGGTGTTGGGCGAGTCTAGGTAATCTGAGTTATCCGCCAACAGCGTATAGTCAACCCCCATCAGCCCTGCAATCCGCTTAATTTCGCGCAAGTTGCCGACATAGGTTTCAAACCCAGGAATCAAGTTCACCTTGCCATTGCTGGTTTCTTGCTTTTTACCCGCAGTCAGGTTGGTTAGAATCCCCTTCATCATGTTGTCGTATCCAGTGATATGCGACCCCACAAAGCTAGGTGTATGGGCATAGGGCACAGGAAACTCTTGGGGAACGGCACCTTCTTCCTTAGCCGTTTTGATGAACGCTTGTAAATCGTCGCCGATCACCTCTGCCATACAAGTCGTACACATGGCAATCATTTTGGGCTTATACAGGTTGTAGGAGACTGCCAGCCCTTCCACTAAGTTTTTTAAGCCCCCGAAGACCGCCGCATCTTCGGTCATGGAAGAGGAAACCGCAGAAAAGGGTTCTTTGAAATGGCGGGTGAAATGGCTACGGAAATAGGCCACACAACCCTGGGAACCATGGACAAAGGGTAGAGTCGCTTCAAATCCCACCGCTGCTAAGATTGCACCAAGGGGTTGGCAAGCTTTAGCCGGATTAACCGTTAGGGATGTACGAGCAAAGTTCTGTTCGCGATATTCCCAGGTTTTAGTCCACTCTGCTATGCGCTGGACTTCTTCAGGATCGTGGCCGCCTTCAAAAGCTTTCTTAGCTTGAAAGAGGTCTTGATATTCCGGTTGGTGAAACAGTTCCGCGTGATCCTTAATTTGGTTGATGTCATTTTGAGCCATAATGGGTTCTCCAAGTTTGAGCGTGGGCGTCGAGGGTGAGGAAAGGGCAGGGGCTACGATCGATGGCTACAAGGGTTACAAGAGTTACAAAGGCTCTAGGGCAAGAGCTTCAGAATAAGAGCTTCAGAAAAGAGCTTCAGAACAGGCTGCTACTTTTGCCAAGGGGCACCAATTAAGCTCCAGGTTGGGCTATTCAGGGCCAAATCCATATCACGGGCAAAGATGGCAAATCCGTCATAGCCGTGGTACGGGCCAGAGTAGTCCCAGGAGTGCATTTGGCGGAAGGGGAGGGCCATTTTCTGGAAGACGTATTTCTCTTTAATCCCAGAGGCAATCAGATCCGGTTGCAGGGCTTTAACAAACTGCTCAAACTCATAGGCCGAGACATCATCGTAAATCAAGGTGCCGTTTTCTACGTAATGGGTCGTGCGCTTGTAGTCATCGTTATGACCAAATTCATAGCCCGTTCCCACCAGTTTCATCCCCAGGTCTTGGAAGGCAGGAACCACGTGGCGGGGACGCAGTCCACCCACCATGAGTGCTACGGTTTTACCTTCTAGGCGCGATCGATATTTGGCGATAACCGCATCCGTTTGGGCTTGGTATTTTGCAATGACGGCTTCTGCGTTGGCCTGAATGGTTTCATCAAATTTGGATGCAATTTCTCGCAGCGATTCCGCAATTTTGGTGGGGCCGAAGAAGTTGTATTCCAACCAGGGAATCCCATAGGCTTCTTCCATGTGGCGGCTAATGTAGTTCATGGAGCGGTAGCAGTGTACCAGATTGAGTTTAACGCTGGGGGTCAACATCATCTCATTCAGCGTCCCATCCCCAGACCATTGGGCTACTACACGCAGGCCAATTTCTTCTAGCAGAATACGGCTTGACCAAGCATCCCCCCCAATGTTGTAGTCCCCAATAATTGCCACATCATAGGGCCCCGGTTCAAAGCCCAGGGTGCCTTCTTTTTTGGCCTTGTCCGACTTGGGAAATACCCAGTCCCGGATGGTGTCGTTGGCGATGTGGTGGCCGAGGGATTGGGAAACACCTCGGAAGCCTTCACAACGGACAGGAACCACGGTTTTCCCGGTGTCTTTAGCTTTCTTCTTCGCGACTGCTTCAATATCATCTCCAATTAACCCGATCGGGCATTCGGATTGGATGGAAATGCCACGGTTGAGGGGAAACAGCGCTTCAATTTCGTCAATGAGTTTGGCCAGTTTCTTATCCCCACCAAACACGATATCGCGTTCTTGGAAATCAGAGGTGAACTGCATCGTACCAAAGGAATCAATCCCTGTGGTTCCGATGTAGTAGTTCCGTCGTCCAGACCAGGAGTAATAGCCACATCCCACGGGGCCATGGCTGATGTGCACCATATCCTTAATTGGCCCCCAAACCACGCCCTTAGAGCCTGCGTAGGCACACCCTCGGGTGGTCATCGTTCCAGGAACCGATTTGATGTTGGACTTC comes from the Alkalinema sp. FACHB-956 genome and includes:
- the nifW gene encoding nitrogenase-stabilizing/protective protein NifW, which encodes MSKTLADFHQLTETEQYFEFFDLPYDPVVVNINRLHILQKFSNLLRERQTVLAELIAAAANEAQILEQYRGAFQQAYELFLDSNALEQKLFKVFHEKPPNIVLLSEIGQS
- a CDS encoding Mo-dependent nitrogenase C-terminal domain-containing protein; translation: MATLTHRALSYRRHPTLDPWFPIRQWINQLEVSSDRIAHLICRLIPCTCPFERTFTLFGQSIHIPPLCKLNPLYNELVFLRFRALSYLSDICGEDITPYIC
- a CDS encoding ThiF family adenylyltransferase, encoding MEPLTPTEIERYRRQIMLSGFGEEAQQKLKQATVLVTGVGGLGGTAALYLAVAGVGKLVLLRGGELRLDDMNRQVLMTDDWVGQPRVFKAQKTLQSINPDIQVDAICDYVTAENVDDLVRSSDLVLDCAHNFVERDLLNAACVRWGKPMVEAAMNDMEAYLTTIVPGLTPCLSCLFPEKPDWDKRGFGVLGAVSGTLACLTALEAIKVITGFGQPLFNQLLTMDLARADFAKHRPYHDPNCPVCGDRSRHLEGFSQPVVRQV
- the nifN gene encoding nitrogenase iron-molybdenum cofactor biosynthesis protein NifN, encoding MATITTPTKSVAVNPLKQSQPLGAAIAFLGLKGVMPLFHGSQGCTAFAKVVLVRHFREAIPLATTAMTEVSTILGGEDNVGAAILTLVEKAQPEIIGLCTTGLTETRGDDMERILKSFREEHPELNHLPIVSVATPDFKGALQDGYAAAVESIVSTIPTITATITAKSSIEPSPNQVVILVSAAFGPGDVQEIKEIVSAFGLSPIVIPDLSLSLDGHLGDTYSAVTAGGTTLEQLQSVGNSVFTIALGDSMRGAAEILQKQLGIPYEVFPHLTGLRAVDEFLQALMDLSGLSVPQPYLHQRRQLQDAMLDTHFFFGRKRVALALEPDLLATITQWLLSMGAEIHAAVTTTKSPLLQTLPIETVVIGDLEDFEQLAGGADLLIGNSNVAPIARRLNIPLYRLGFPVFDRLGNGQKCTVGYRGTTQLLFEVGNLFLEQEEAHSPTISSAPPHSNSQKA
- a CDS encoding CCE_0567 family metalloprotein; translated protein: MTTPTATDLQAQIKRLNSKAGQLKMDLHDLAEGLPTDYDRLIEAATTTYEIYHQIHQLKQQLKQLEALA
- the nifX gene encoding nitrogen fixation protein NifX, translating into MKIAFTTHDRAHINAHFGWAKTIDVYDVSPKGYEFLETLWFDGNLQEDGNEDKLVPKIEALQDCTIVYVSAIGGSAAARLIKQRITPIKAQSEDQEITEVLDKLVTTLNGNPPPWLRKALQQQSSTLDDLD
- the nifD gene encoding nitrogenase molybdenum-iron protein alpha chain, yielding MTPAASPALDQDTTVQPEVDPKALIQEVLEAYPDKAQKKRAKHLNVYEEGKSDCGVKSNIKSVPGTMTTRGCAYAGSKGVVWGPIKDMVHISHGPVGCGYYSWSGRRNYYIGTTGIDSFGTMQFTSDFQERDIVFGGDKKLAKLIDEIEALFPLNRGISIQSECPIGLIGDDIEAVAKKKAKDTGKTVVPVRCEGFRGVSQSLGHHIANDTIRDWVFPKSDKAKKEGTLGFEPGPYDVAIIGDYNIGGDAWSSRILLEEIGLRVVAQWSGDGTLNEMMLTPSVKLNLVHCYRSMNYISRHMEEAYGIPWLEYNFFGPTKIAESLREIASKFDETIQANAEAVIAKYQAQTDAVIAKYRSRLEGKTVALMVGGLRPRHVVPAFQDLGMKLVGTGYEFGHNDDYKRTTHYVENGTLIYDDVSAYEFEQFVKALQPDLIASGIKEKYVFQKMALPFRQMHSWDYSGPYHGYDGFAIFARDMDLALNSPTWSLIGAPWQK
- the nifE gene encoding nitrogenase iron-molybdenum cofactor biosynthesis protein NifE, translating into MKLTQGKINELLSESACEHNHKKDHQGKHKSCKQQAQPGAAQGGCAFDGAMIALVPISDAAHLVHGPIACAGNSWGSRGSLSSGPTIHKMGFTTDLNENDVIFGGEKRLYKAILEIHQRYQPAAIFVYSTCVTALIGDDLNAVCQKAAEKTETPVIPVHSPGFVGSKNLGNRLGGEALLEYVVGTREPEVTTPYDINLIGEYNIAGELWNVLPLFEQLGIRVLAQITGDGRYHDIACAHRAKLNVMICSKALINMARKMEERYGIPYIEESFYGVEDMNHCLRTIAKTIGDRDLQQRIEQLIATEMDQLNQALVPYRQRLKGKRIVLYTGGVKSWSIISAAKDLGMEVCATSTKKSTEEDKARIRSFLGKDGIMMEKGNAQELLRVIDQTKADMLIAGGRNQYTALKARIPFLDINQERHHPYAGYQGLIEMARELDEALYSPVWQQVRQPAPWEVS
- the nifK gene encoding nitrogenase molybdenum-iron protein subunit beta, which translates into the protein MAQNDINQIKDHAELFHQPEYQDLFQAKKAFEGGHDPEEVQRIAEWTKTWEYREQNFARTSLTVNPAKACQPLGAILAAVGFEATLPFVHGSQGCVAYFRSHFTRHFKEPFSAVSSSMTEDAAVFGGLKNLVEGLAVSYNLYKPKMIAMCTTCMAEVIGDDLQAFIKTAKEEGAVPQEFPVPYAHTPSFVGSHITGYDNMMKGILTNLTAGKKQETSNGKVNLIPGFETYVGNLREIKRIAGLMGVDYTLLADNSDYLDSPNTGEYNMYPGGTKLEEAADSINAEATIALQAYSTSKTREYIDNEWQQKTYVARPVGIRGTDEFLMKLSALTGKPIPKELEEERGRAVDALTDSQAWLHGKRIAMYGDPDLMVGLTQFLLEIGAEPVHIVVTNSNDAFEKELRSLLDSSPFGQGATIHGGRDLWHMRSLLFTEPVDLLIGNSYGKYLWRDTKTPMVRIGYPIFDRHHLHRYATYGYQGTINLLNWVVNTLLDELDRNTIIPAKTDISYDLIR
- a CDS encoding NifX-associated nitrogen fixation protein, with protein sequence MTSNTAPVTTLDASELLNSPFLKAIAQQIRANDAYGTYRNWPDELLLKPYVVTKAQKREISVEGEVDPITQGRILAFYRAVAYQIEVETGALSQVVIDLSHEGFGWALVFSGRLLLVSRTLRDAQRFGFESLEKLAIEGDKLIAAGVTLAQRFPEVRTL